In one window of Drosophila mauritiana strain mau12 chromosome X, ASM438214v1, whole genome shotgun sequence DNA:
- the LOC117147413 gene encoding sodium/bile acid cotransporter, protein MGNAKPNIGRQFVALGVLMILGLQGVRSEYGDLVGGWLVDYDRDELNFFEDSIWRVDLHIYNVLPKDSALDYYFVVYSKDDRRASSPPLEIKKEDFDLLGSWRGALYVTGVRFGYSSLEVELKSGAVTETYPNPLPITVLRTQVVDERITTYVSAALALLMFLNLGTVLDMQRLAGIICRPVGPVVGVVSRYVLMPALGFGLGRALWPGSWPLQLALFYTALAPSGGLANVCAVFLKGNINLSVATTTINSLLALALLPIWILVLGRMLYEDEELTVPFGQLSGGAAALVTCLAIGVLLRLCVPRTTRFIFRFLKPLSVVLSVCLVGLTVGLNAFVFYEFTWQILVAAICLPLAGYLSTYLLSKILCRSSTDALTLSIEASVLNMTMPIVLLQSSQLQQPQLDLVLVVPIASSLISLVLVVLFYGIRRCLGCNRQQDADGFDHKKLLAEQEGDV, encoded by the exons ATGGGCAATGCGAAACCAAATATCGGACGGCAGTTTGTGGCGTTGGGAGTGCTGATGATTCTGGGACTCCAAGGAGTCCGATCTGAGTATGGCGACCTGGTTGGCGGTTGGCTGGTGGATTATGATCGAGACGAGCTCAATTTTTTTGAGGATTCCATTTGGCGCGTTGATTTGCACATATACAATGTGTTACCCAAGGACTCTGCGCTGGACTACTACTTTGTGGTGTACTCCAAGGATGATCGGAGGGCGTCGTCGCCACCGCTGGAGATAAAGAAGGAGGATTTCGATCTGTTGGGCAGCTGGCGGGGAGCGCTATATGTGACTGGAGTTCGATTTGGATACAGTTCGCTGGAGGTGGAACTGAAGTCCGGCGCGGTGACGGAGACATATCCAAATCCCCTGCCAATTACAGTGCTCCGAACACAAGTGGTGGACGAACGCATCACCACCTATGTGTCCGCCGCCTTGGCTCTGCTGATGTTCCTCAATCTCGGAACAGTGTTGGATATGCAGCGCCTGGCGGGCATCATCTGCCGACCGGTGGGGCCTGTGGTGGGTGTGGTCAGTCGATATGTGCTGATGCCCGCCTTGGGATTCGGACTGGGTCGTGCTCTTTGGCCAGGCAGTTGGCCACTCCAGCTGGCCCTCTTCTATACGGCACTGGCGCCCAGTGGCGGATTGGCCAATGTGTGCGCCGTCTTCCTCAAGGGAAATATCAATCTTTCTGTGGCCACCACCACGATCAATAGCCTGCTGGCCCTCGCCTTGCTGCCCATTTGGATACTGGTTCTGGGCCGGATGCTCTACGAGGACGAAGAGCTAACAGTGCCGTTTGGTCAGCTTTCCGGAGGAGCTGCTGCCCTGGTGACCTGTCTGGCCATCGGCGTGCTGCTGCGACTCTGCGTCCCGCGGACCACCAGGTTCATCTTCCGCTTCCTGAAGCCGCTGTCCGTCGTACTCAGTGTGTGCCTCGTGGGCTTGACGGTGGGTCTCAACGCGTTCGTCTTCTACGAGTTCACCTGGCAG ATTCTAGTGGCTGCCATATGTCTGCCCCTCGCCGGCTACCTATCCACTTATCTGCTGTCCAAGATCCTCTGCCGCTCGTCCACCGACGCACTTACTTTGTCCATCGAGGCCAGCGTGCTGAACATGACCATGCCCATTGTGCTGCTGCAGTCCAGTCAactgcagcagccgcagctgGATCTCGTCCTGGTCGTGCCCATTGCCTCCTCGCTGATCTCCCTCGTCCTGGTCGTCCTGTTCTATGGCATTCGGCGATGCCTGGGCTGCAATAGACAGCAGGATGCGGATGGCTTTGATCACAAGAAGCTGTTGGCAGAGCAGGAGGGTGATGTCTAG
- the LOC117147412 gene encoding uncharacterized protein LOC117147412 isoform X1, which translates to MDIIFSQDVHDEQKFLDCAKKLKYNEFLAKMFVLYNKPSDGDVFELTGDDRLTQLLYGWGVCHLPIRDSESLKDPQLCHMVRVLLYHSLLMWFSEEWKTCSEIRKQLLLITLSKAVPAFRQIGDLANINWSYVLQLQTQPWSLPYLEQLFLNLNLNKHHAVEYTVQEASEEDVAFLMQEGVSLALLRLIQLFNAGNFEAVKQLALRMLAAWLKIHHNAPFVSFEGDEDTITLIGHLCLLAAFVRDDKQGYVIDNLIFNIRFYVQILSGLLLPSEITCTPARLIAQVCVRLRLGRNGFFEKIGFRKFKLSLTTSFAIILDAYSSYVLGNLLLDLQLLNEDDFLEHLPQYKKLMDRYVEERESSERFLLNELKKMEQQRNSSTKPHVVDLNLNYQQQICKGNRVININNCNDSGDDEEIQPRVGEEQEEQTDPVFQNVPNDEEVLSYVYKLLAERDFSGWRFAKIALLLKIIGQQINAIEKWRYHSGLTVDFMLDLEQKMSASYADLAKLFSDHGFMEAEFWLTAFYLHPTSSNYNEVKRCSSAMKNRQEEGGLPAPAPSNVKYELLSSTIDVHQIMAITNHEDPVSDYDPIKESLKALRLPSHMTKDLLNVIFQPRNKQYSWALDWHTLHERCNALLKSRDLKRKFVSLNMAESCDDLKYLQIDYARYRNRPQLDYGTIEEGYENATNLSNEEGEAEPTPAVDDKAEKAKEQKKRRQSKFWYEVSEDEEEAASIDSEPCYSGNGRRTGMRAAAIAAKAKLSEMRETSNKHFVAQRVVKEQPKIRVQPKKQKIEMFSEDEEEAASSASKPCYSGNGRRTGIRAAAIAAKAKLFQMSSSETSKKHFVTQPVAKEQPKIAVQPKKQKSVLFSEDEDKSSSTDTEHYTRNGRLTRIRAAATATKGNLPEMDRQVRGGRRSISLETSDKHSETQPVVEEEPKIAVQPQNPRKRTFAELIESRPKFTNVTEGFKPIPDIWNFNKDELQNVVSGPNDMVECSSIMAKMKLLKNLKMAKAAKAAGQPCPQLVRTGSETESVNSETSTVAIHDINAEGTSVGSSGEGKEQTPSPTANSDLSTDPEVLKPTNETEAHMINGALKTTNVPQKTLDLQFLSKKPIKTV; encoded by the exons ATGGATATTATATTTTCCCAGGATGTGCACGATGAACAGAAGTTCCTCGATTGCGCGAAGAAACTGAAGTACAACGAGTTTTTGGCG AAAATGTTTGTATTATACAATAAGCCCAGCGATGGGGATGTGTTTGAGCTAACGGGCGATGACCGGTTGACACAGTTACTCTACGGATGGGGGGTTTGCCACCTGCCTATCAGGGATTCCGAGTCCCTAAAGGATCCACAGCTGTGTCACATGGTCAGGGTTTTGCTCTACCACTCGCTGCTGATGTGGTTTAGCGAAGAGTGGAAGACCTGCTCCGAAATCCGCAAGCAGCTTTTGCTAATCACCCTCAGCAAGGCAGTGCCGGCATTCCGCCAGATTGGTGACCTGGCCAATATCAACTGGTCGTACGTTCTGCAGCTCCAAACGCAGCCCTGGAGCCTGCCCTACCTGGAGCAGCTTTTCCTTAACCTGAACCTGAACAAACATCACGCCGTCGAATACACAGTTCAAGAGGCATCAGAAGAAG ACGTTGCTTTCCTCATGCAGGAAGGGGTATCCCTGGCCCTGCTGCGACTAATCCAGCTCTTCAACGCCGGCAACTTTGAGGCTGTGAAACAGCTGGCGCTTCGGATGCTGGCTGCTTGGCTGAAAATCCACCATAATGCCCCATTTGTGTCCTTTGAAGGGGATGAAGACACAATTACACTAATCGGTCATCTATGCCTCTTGGCTGCCTTTGTTAGAGATGATAAGCAAGGCTATGTGATTGATAATTTG ATTTTCAACATAAGGTTCTATGTCCAGATCCTGAGCGGATTACTGCTCCCATCAGAAATTACCTGTACGCCCGCTCGGCTTATTGCCCAGGTTTGCGTGCGTCTTCGACTCGGAAGGAATGGGTTTTTTGAGAAAATTGGATTTAGGAAATTCAAACTCAGTCTGACCACTTCATTTGCCATCATACTGGATGCCTACTCCAGCTATGTGCTGGGGAATCTCTTGCTGGATCTTCAGCTGCTTAACGAGGACGATTTTCTGGAGCACCTGCCACAGTACAAAAAGCTAATGGATCGCTATGTAGAGGAGCGGGAGAGCAGCGAGCGCTTCCTTCTAAACGAGCTCAAGAAGATGGAACAACAGCGAAACAGCTCCACTAAACCACATGTAGTAGACCTAAATCTTAACTACCAGCAGCAGATATGCAAGGGAAACCGAGtcatcaacatcaacaactGCAATGACTCTGGTGACGACGAAGAGATTCAGCCTCGGGTGGGCGAAGAACAAGAAGAACAAACAGATCCAGTTTTTCAAAATGTACCAAACGATGAGGAAGTTTTGAGCTATGTGTACAAACTGCTGGCAGAACGG GATTTTTCCGGCTGGAGGTTTGCTAAGATTGCCCTGCTGCTGAAAATCATTGGGCaacaaataaatgcaataGAAAAATGGAGATATCATTCCGGATTAACCGTTGATTTTATGCTTGATTTGGAGCAAAAGATGTCTGCAAGCTATGCTGACCTAGCCAAATTGTTCTCCGACCATGGGTTTATGGAGGCAGAATTCTGGCTGACTGCTTTCTATCTCCACCCCACATCATCAAATTATAACGAAGTGAAGCGCTGTTCGTCGGCCATGAAAAATCGACAGGAGGAGGGCGGGCTCCCTGCTCCAGCGCCTAGCAACGTCAAGTACGAATTGCTGAGCTCCACCATCGACGTGCACCAGATTATGGCCATAACAAACCATGAAGATCCAGTGTCCGACTACGATCCAATAAAAGAGTCGCTGAAGGCGTTGCGTCTTCCCAGCCACATGACCAAGGACCTTCTGAACGTGATCTTCCAACCGCGAAATAAACAATACTCATGGGCTCTCGATTGGCACACGCTACACGAGCGTTGCAATGCCCTACTCAAAAGCCGGGACCTGAAGAGAAAATTTGTGTCTCTTAACATGGCCGAGTCATGCGACGACTTGAAGTATCTCCAGATCGACTATGCCAGGTACAGGAATCGACCACAGTTGGACTATGGCACCATAGAAGAGGGCTACGAAAATGCGACCAATCTCTCGAATGAAGAGGGAGAAGCTGAACCAACGCCAGCAGTGGATGATAAAGCAGAGAAGGCCAAGGAGCAGAAAAAGCGGCGACAAAGCAAATTTTGGTATGAAG TTTCGGAAGATGAGGAAGAGGCTGCCTCAATTGATTCCGAACCCTGCTACTCAGGAAATGGACGCCGGACTGGGATGAGAGCTGCAGCCATTGCAGCCAAAGCCAAATTGTCTGAAATGAGAGAGACATCGAATAAGCACTTTGTTGCACAGCGGGTCGTCAAGGAGCAGCCAAAAATCAGAGTCCAgcctaaaaaacaaaaaatagaaatGTTTTCGGAAGACGAGGAGGAGGCTGCCTCAAGTGCTTCGAAGCCCTGCTACTCAGGAAATGGCCGCCGGACTGGGATTAGAGCCGCAGCCATTGCAGCCAAAGCCAAATTGTTTCAAATGTCCTCTTCAGAGACATCGAAAAAGCACTTTGTTACACAGCCCGTCGCCAAGGAGCAGCCAAAAATCGCAGTCCAgcctaaaaaacaaaaatcagtATTGTTTTCAGAAGACGAGGATAAGTCTTCTTCCACCGATACGGAGCACTACACCCGAAATGGCCGCCTGACTCGGATTAGAGCCGCAGCCACTGCAACCAAAGGCAATTTGCCTGAAATGGATCGACAAGTGCGCGGTGGTCGACGATCGATCTCTCTAGAGACATCGGATAAGCATTCTGAGACACAGCCCGTCGTCGAGGAGGAGCCAAAAATCGCAGTACAGCCGCAAAATCCACGAAAGCGTACGTTTGCCGAGCTGATAGAGTCACGACCCAAGTTTACCAATGTAACTGAAGGTTTTAAGCCGATCCCCGACATATGGAATTTCAACAAGGACGAGCTGCAGAATGTGGTTAGCGGGCCCAACGACATGGTAGAGTGCAGCTCGATCATGGCCAAAATGAAGCTATTGAAGAACCTCAAAATGGCGAAAGCTGCAAAAGCAGCCGGGCAGCCATGTCCACAGCTGGTTCGCACAGGATCAGAAACTGAAAGCGTAAACTCCGAAACTTCCACGGTGGCTATACACGACATCAACGCGGAGGGGACCAGTGTAGGTTCCTCCGGTGAAGGTAAAGAGCAAACACCTTCGCCGACCGCGAACTCTGATTTAAGCACGGACCCGGAAGTGTTGAAGCCCACCAATGAGACTGAGGCGCATATGATCAATGGCGCCCTAAAAACTACAAACGTGCCACAGAAGACTCTGGACTTACAGTTCTTGTCCAAGAAGCCCATAAAAACTGTATAA
- the LOC117147412 gene encoding uncharacterized protein LOC117147412 isoform X2: MDIIFSQDVHDEQKFLDCAKKLKYNEFLAKMFVLYNKPSDGDVFELTGDDRLTQLLYGWGVCHLPIRDSESLKDPQLCHMVRVLLYHSLLMWFSEEWKTCSEIRKQLLLITLSKAVPAFRQIGDLANINWSYVLQLQTQPWSLPYLEQLFLNLNLNKHHAVEYTVQEASEEDVAFLMQEGVSLALLRLIQLFNAGNFEAVKQLALRMLAAWLKIHHNAPFVSFEGDEDTITLIGHLCLLAAFVRDDKQGYVIDNLIFNIRFYVQILSGLLLPSEITCTPARLIAQVCVRLRLGRNGFFEKIGFRKFKLSLTTSFAIILDAYSSYVLGNLLLDLQLLNEDDFLEHLPQYKKLMDRYVEERESSERFLLNELKKMEQQRNSSTKPHVVDLNLNYQQQICKGNRVININNCNDSGDDEEIQPRVGEEQEEQTDPVFQNVPNDEEVLSYVYKLLAERDFSGWRFAKIALLLKIIGQQINAIEKWRYHSGLTVDFMLDLEQKMSASYADLAKLFSDHGFMEAEFWLTAFYLHPTSSNYNEVKRCSSAMKNRQEEGGLPAPAPSNVKYELLSSTIDVHQIMAITNHEDPVSDYDPIKESLKALRLPSHMTKDLLNVIFQPRNKQYSWALDWHTLHERCNALLKSRDLKRKFVSLNMAESCDDLKYLQIDYARYRNRPQLDYGTIEEGYENATNLSNEEGEAEPTPAVDDKAEKAKEQKKRRQSKFCFGR, from the exons ATGGATATTATATTTTCCCAGGATGTGCACGATGAACAGAAGTTCCTCGATTGCGCGAAGAAACTGAAGTACAACGAGTTTTTGGCG AAAATGTTTGTATTATACAATAAGCCCAGCGATGGGGATGTGTTTGAGCTAACGGGCGATGACCGGTTGACACAGTTACTCTACGGATGGGGGGTTTGCCACCTGCCTATCAGGGATTCCGAGTCCCTAAAGGATCCACAGCTGTGTCACATGGTCAGGGTTTTGCTCTACCACTCGCTGCTGATGTGGTTTAGCGAAGAGTGGAAGACCTGCTCCGAAATCCGCAAGCAGCTTTTGCTAATCACCCTCAGCAAGGCAGTGCCGGCATTCCGCCAGATTGGTGACCTGGCCAATATCAACTGGTCGTACGTTCTGCAGCTCCAAACGCAGCCCTGGAGCCTGCCCTACCTGGAGCAGCTTTTCCTTAACCTGAACCTGAACAAACATCACGCCGTCGAATACACAGTTCAAGAGGCATCAGAAGAAG ACGTTGCTTTCCTCATGCAGGAAGGGGTATCCCTGGCCCTGCTGCGACTAATCCAGCTCTTCAACGCCGGCAACTTTGAGGCTGTGAAACAGCTGGCGCTTCGGATGCTGGCTGCTTGGCTGAAAATCCACCATAATGCCCCATTTGTGTCCTTTGAAGGGGATGAAGACACAATTACACTAATCGGTCATCTATGCCTCTTGGCTGCCTTTGTTAGAGATGATAAGCAAGGCTATGTGATTGATAATTTG ATTTTCAACATAAGGTTCTATGTCCAGATCCTGAGCGGATTACTGCTCCCATCAGAAATTACCTGTACGCCCGCTCGGCTTATTGCCCAGGTTTGCGTGCGTCTTCGACTCGGAAGGAATGGGTTTTTTGAGAAAATTGGATTTAGGAAATTCAAACTCAGTCTGACCACTTCATTTGCCATCATACTGGATGCCTACTCCAGCTATGTGCTGGGGAATCTCTTGCTGGATCTTCAGCTGCTTAACGAGGACGATTTTCTGGAGCACCTGCCACAGTACAAAAAGCTAATGGATCGCTATGTAGAGGAGCGGGAGAGCAGCGAGCGCTTCCTTCTAAACGAGCTCAAGAAGATGGAACAACAGCGAAACAGCTCCACTAAACCACATGTAGTAGACCTAAATCTTAACTACCAGCAGCAGATATGCAAGGGAAACCGAGtcatcaacatcaacaactGCAATGACTCTGGTGACGACGAAGAGATTCAGCCTCGGGTGGGCGAAGAACAAGAAGAACAAACAGATCCAGTTTTTCAAAATGTACCAAACGATGAGGAAGTTTTGAGCTATGTGTACAAACTGCTGGCAGAACGG GATTTTTCCGGCTGGAGGTTTGCTAAGATTGCCCTGCTGCTGAAAATCATTGGGCaacaaataaatgcaataGAAAAATGGAGATATCATTCCGGATTAACCGTTGATTTTATGCTTGATTTGGAGCAAAAGATGTCTGCAAGCTATGCTGACCTAGCCAAATTGTTCTCCGACCATGGGTTTATGGAGGCAGAATTCTGGCTGACTGCTTTCTATCTCCACCCCACATCATCAAATTATAACGAAGTGAAGCGCTGTTCGTCGGCCATGAAAAATCGACAGGAGGAGGGCGGGCTCCCTGCTCCAGCGCCTAGCAACGTCAAGTACGAATTGCTGAGCTCCACCATCGACGTGCACCAGATTATGGCCATAACAAACCATGAAGATCCAGTGTCCGACTACGATCCAATAAAAGAGTCGCTGAAGGCGTTGCGTCTTCCCAGCCACATGACCAAGGACCTTCTGAACGTGATCTTCCAACCGCGAAATAAACAATACTCATGGGCTCTCGATTGGCACACGCTACACGAGCGTTGCAATGCCCTACTCAAAAGCCGGGACCTGAAGAGAAAATTTGTGTCTCTTAACATGGCCGAGTCATGCGACGACTTGAAGTATCTCCAGATCGACTATGCCAGGTACAGGAATCGACCACAGTTGGACTATGGCACCATAGAAGAGGGCTACGAAAATGCGACCAATCTCTCGAATGAAGAGGGAGAAGCTGAACCAACGCCAGCAGTGGATGATAAAGCAGAGAAGGCCAAGGAGCAGAAAAAGCGGCGACAAAGCAAATTTTG TTTCGGAAGATGA
- the LOC117146523 gene encoding calnexin — protein MVWKMLLASLLLLGALKAADLAPESEGSVEDGQQEPAAIDGDEKLAYKSPVIDDEKFYFADNFDDVQTSRKKWVLSQAKRDGIWNWESPQRIFWANDLGLVLKSKAKNAAIAAPFRQPFDFKSGKPLVVQYEITWQEGQVCGGSYLKLLSAGKDTEQLNAFNDKTPFTIMFGPDKIGKDVEMHFIFRHVNPINGTITEKHCNKPIDRLEGAFMDKLPHLYQLVVRPDNSFEIRIDHKIINEGSLLTDFKPPVNPAAEIDDPNDLKPESWDEREKIPDPTAHKPEDWDEDAPPQLPDTEAVMPNGWLEDEPDLIFDPTAIKPEDWNNEIDGEWEAPLVENPVCKNAPGCGKWKTPLIPNPKYKGKWRAPMIKNPNYQGKWAPRKIATPDFFEDLKPFQMTPISAVGLKLWSILFDTLIITDDVLLALDFAANSFDIKRLYIGRDRELNSIGDKVVEIARAHPAIWGIAMGAIAVPVAFTIVSKFGLGPSKVAAAKKAAVEAKKTDDPQSDDELGAVEDEKLEKGEKEEEKEEEEEKKEEKEQEKEEKEKDDKEEEKEKKDDEEEEKEKKDDEEGEKEEKDDEEEEKDEEEEFDERAAGDSNKESTPLSASHKKNSFLDIIIEGEGTLQTLEPVPKKPWTPKAKKNMHCNSK, from the exons ATGGTGTGGAAAATGCTCCTCGCcagtttgctgctgctgggtgCGCTCAAAGCCGCCGATTTGGCCCCGGAGTCGGAGGGCTCTGTGGAGGATGGACAGCAGGAGCCCGCCGCCATCGATGGCGATGAGAAGCTGGCCTACAAGAGCCCGGTGATCGATGACGAGAAGTTTTACTTCGCGGATAACTTTGACGACGTGCAGACATCCAGAAAGAAGTGGGTGCTATCGCAGGCGAAGAGGGATGGCATCTGGAACTGGGAGTCGCCGCAGCGCATCTTTTGGGCAAACGATCTGGGTCTGGTGCTCAAGTCGAAGGCCAAGAATGCGGCCATAGCCGCCCCCTTTCGCCAGCCGTTCGATTTCAAGTCGGGCAAGCCGCTGGTGGTGCAGTACGAGATTACGTGGCAGGAGGGTCAGGTCTGCGGCGGCTCGTATCTGAAGCTTTTGTCCGCCGGAAAAGACACGGAGCAACTAAATGCCTTCAATGACAAGACACCCTTTACCATCATGTTCGGACCGGACAAGATCGGCAAAGATGTGGAAATGCACTTCATATTCCGTCACGTCAATCCAATTAATGGCACCATCACCGAAAAGCACTGCAATAAGCCAATAGACCGTTTGGAAGGGGCATTCATGGACAAGCTACCCCATCTCTACCAGCTGGTGGTCCGTCCCGATAACAGCTTTGAGATTCGCATTGACCACAAGATCATCAACGAGGGTTCCCTGCTGACCGACTTCAAGCCACCAGTCAACCCGGCGGCGGAGATAGATGACCCCAACGACCTCAAGCCAGAATCGTGGGATGAGCGAGAGAAGATCCCAGACCCTACTGCCCACAAGCCCGAGGATTGGGACGAGGATGCTCCACCACAGCTGCCCGATACCGAGGCCGTCATGCCAAACGGCTGGCTAGAGGATGAGCCCGACTTGATTTTCGATCCAACTGCCATCAAACCAGAAGATTGGAATAACGAAATCGATGGCGAGTGGGAGGCTCCTCTGGTGGAGAACCCAGTGTGCAAGAACGCCCCCGGCTGTGGCAAGTGGAAGACTCCGCTCATCCCCAATCCCAAATACAAGGGCAAGTGGCGTGCACCAATGATCAAGAACCCCAACTACCAGGGCAAGTGGGCCCCCAGGAAGATAGCCACTCCAGACTTCTTTGAGGATCTGAAGCCCTTCCAAATGACGCCAATCAGCGCTGTGGGTCTGAAGCTGTGGTCCATTCTCTTCGACACCCTGATCATCACGGACGACGTGCTGTTGGCCCTTGACTTTGCCGCCAACAGCTTCGACATCAAGCGTCTCTACATCGGTCGTGATCGTGAATTAAACTCAATCGGGGATAAGGTAGTCGAGATAGCTAGGGCCCATCCCGCGATTTGGGGCATTGCCATGGGTGCCATTGCGGTGCCGGTTGCCTTTACCATCGTCTCTAAATTTGGTTTAGGTCCGAGTAAGGTCGCGGCTGCCAAAAAGGCTGCTGTCGAGGCCAAGAAGACAGACGATCCTCAGTCCGATGATGAGCTCGGGGCCGTGGAGGATGAAAAGTTGGAGAAGGGCGAGAAGGAGGAggaaaaggaggaggaggaggagaagaaagaggagaaggagcaggagaaggag gagaaggagaaggatgacaaggaggaggagaaggagaagaaggatgacgaggaggaggagaaggagaagaaggATGACGAGGAGGGGGAGAAGGAGGAGAAGgatgacgaggaggaggagaaggacgAGGAAGAGGAGTTCGACGAAAGGGCCGCTGGCGATTCCAACAAGGAAAGCACACCGCTGTCCGCTAGTCACAagaaaaattcttttttagACATTATCATAGAGGGGGAAGGAACATTACAGACTCTGGAACCAGTTCCAAAAAAACCATGGACAccgaaagcaaaaaaaaatatgcactGCAACTCTAAATAA